The following proteins are co-located in the Pirellulales bacterium genome:
- a CDS encoding sigma-70 family RNA polymerase sigma factor, protein MNREASQADASTTPDDCRTQVATALIEHGRWIRTVLAARGVERQELDDLSGRVAAAALAGADRLQEPGKAGPWLYRIAVGQALEHRRRTGRRRKLHERYAASGLAGEAAPDPDPLEWLLAAEQRQLVRRAVATLGGQDAEMLLLKYTEDWSYREIADRLGLSVAAVESRLHRARGRLRTALARVAPALVARE, encoded by the coding sequence ATGAATCGCGAAGCTTCCCAGGCTGACGCCAGCACGACTCCGGACGACTGCCGGACGCAGGTCGCCACTGCGCTGATCGAGCACGGCCGCTGGATCCGCACGGTGTTGGCGGCCCGGGGAGTCGAGCGGCAGGAGTTGGACGACCTGAGTGGCCGCGTCGCTGCTGCGGCGTTGGCCGGGGCCGATCGGCTGCAGGAGCCCGGCAAAGCAGGGCCGTGGCTCTATCGGATCGCGGTAGGGCAGGCCCTCGAGCACCGTCGCCGGACGGGGCGCCGGCGCAAACTGCACGAACGATACGCGGCCAGCGGGCTGGCGGGAGAGGCGGCGCCCGATCCTGATCCGCTCGAGTGGCTGCTCGCCGCGGAACAGCGGCAATTGGTTCGCCGCGCGGTGGCAACCCTCGGCGGCCAGGACGCCGAGATGCTGCTGCTCAAGTACACCGAAGATTGGAGCTATCGCGAGATTGCCGACCGCCTGGGACTGTCGGTCGCGGCGGTCGAGTCGCGGCTCCACCGAGCCCGCGGCCGGTTGCGCACGGCGTTGGCCCGCGTCGCCCCGGCGCTGGTTGCGCGCGAATGA
- a CDS encoding prolipoprotein diacylglyceryl transferase, with amino-acid sequence MCSELFRIPLSVNGMPLFGVGVFLLLWLAATGWSAWGAVRQFGAGAGLKAHLPTMALGAAVLVGLPRLFPDGVPLRGYGLLVVTGMAAGVWLAVRRARQCGLDPEEIYALAMVMFVAGIVGARLFFLIEYWNESIHQRTATGATDWGGTLKAALSFTEGGLVVYGALIGAMLAFAWQMRRRKLPLLAMADLIAPGMAIGLALGRIGCLLNGCCYGGESTLPWAVTFPRENAPQRLSPPYADQAHRGRLFGLRLEATAKSPAGEDATGAPRVAQVDADSPAAHAGVKIGDELAMVNDERVESLADAWDEFYLAIMERRPVELRTRAGEVRTIAALDPPPARSRPMHPVQVYSAINAALLAWALWTHFPVRRRDGETIALTITLYPIARFCEEVIRIDESAVFGTGLSISQNISLGMLVLAALLWRWLDRQPAGQWGLRVREEQV; translated from the coding sequence ATGTGCTCCGAGTTGTTCCGCATTCCGCTGTCCGTCAACGGCATGCCGCTGTTCGGCGTCGGCGTGTTTTTGTTGTTGTGGCTCGCTGCGACGGGGTGGTCGGCGTGGGGGGCGGTGCGGCAGTTCGGCGCCGGCGCGGGTCTCAAGGCCCACTTGCCGACGATGGCGCTGGGGGCCGCAGTGCTTGTCGGTCTGCCGCGGCTGTTTCCCGACGGGGTCCCGCTGCGCGGCTACGGCCTGCTGGTGGTGACGGGGATGGCCGCGGGGGTGTGGCTCGCCGTGCGTCGCGCCCGGCAGTGCGGACTTGACCCCGAGGAGATCTACGCCCTGGCGATGGTCATGTTCGTGGCGGGGATCGTCGGCGCGAGGCTGTTCTTTCTCATCGAGTACTGGAACGAGTCGATTCATCAACGCACCGCGACCGGCGCGACCGATTGGGGCGGCACGCTCAAAGCGGCCCTCAGCTTCACCGAGGGGGGGCTCGTGGTGTACGGCGCCCTGATCGGGGCGATGCTGGCGTTCGCGTGGCAGATGCGGCGCCGCAAGCTCCCCCTGCTGGCCATGGCCGATCTGATCGCCCCGGGGATGGCGATCGGGCTGGCGCTGGGGCGGATCGGTTGCTTGCTCAACGGCTGCTGTTACGGGGGCGAGTCGACCCTTCCCTGGGCGGTCACGTTTCCGCGCGAAAATGCGCCCCAACGGCTAAGTCCCCCGTACGCCGACCAGGCGCATCGCGGGCGGCTGTTCGGGTTGCGGCTTGAGGCGACAGCCAAGTCGCCCGCCGGCGAGGACGCGACCGGGGCGCCGCGGGTTGCGCAGGTCGACGCCGACTCGCCGGCGGCGCATGCCGGGGTCAAGATCGGCGACGAGTTGGCGATGGTCAACGACGAGCGCGTCGAGTCGCTCGCCGATGCGTGGGACGAGTTCTATCTGGCGATCATGGAGCGTCGGCCCGTCGAGCTGCGCACCCGCGCGGGAGAGGTCCGGACGATCGCCGCGCTCGATCCCCCGCCGGCCCGCAGTCGGCCGATGCATCCCGTTCAGGTCTACAGCGCGATCAACGCGGCGCTCTTGGCTTGGGCGCTCTGGACCCACTTCCCGGTACGGCGCCGCGATGGCGAGACGATCGCGCTGACGATCACGCTCTACCCGATCGCTCGGTTCTGCGAGGAGGTCATTCGCATTGACGAGTCGGCCGTGTTCGGCACGGGGCTCAGCATCTCGCAGAACATCAGCCTGGGGATGCTGGTGCTGGCGGCCCTGCTGTGGCGCTGGCTCGATCGGCAGCCGGCGGGGCAGTGGGGCTTGAGAGTGCGGGAGGAGCAGGTCTGA